From Pan troglodytes isolate AG18354 chromosome 1, NHGRI_mPanTro3-v2.0_pri, whole genome shotgun sequence:
CTCTGGTGCAGCTTATAACTCAGTAGTGGAGTTCAGTATTCTGAACTTCTTTGCAGCTGTAGTATAAGCTCTATTCTCCAATGTTGACCATGTTCATAATAAAGATGATGTTTTGGTTTCTGTCTGCTCAGTCCTCTTATTTATATCTATATGTTTAGGGATCCTCAGTCCCACAGGTAGCAATTTCCCCTCCCCAGAGGCCATCACCAAGACCATTCATTGTGTTTTCTTCCAGAGGTATACtaaatatatagatacacatatactCTACTACATGTGAGTAGAGCATATTCATAATTCTGTTCAACAGCTTGCAATATATCATAGATATCTGTTTTTATTAGAACATATAGAgctgcctcattctttttaatggctacattgCACTCAATGAACCAGTCTCCTCTCCATGTACAATGAAGATTTTCTCGATCTTTTGCTGTTTCAGAGAATTGAGCataatgtataaacatgcaaactcTGGAGCCAGCCTACCCAGGGTTGAGTTCCGGTGCCACTACTACTAGcaatgtgaacttgggcaagttacttaacctctctgtgcctccatttctgtATCTAAAATGAGTAATAATTGTAACCTCACAGTGTTCTGTGAGGATTCCACGAATACATGCCACGCACTTAGAATCGTACTAAAAGTGTAATAAGCCTCAGTAAGTTCTAGCCAATTTGATTACTGCTGCAGTTCAAGTTACGCAGGcaattttccatgtatttgagtAGGCTAAATCCTTAGAAATAGGATTATTTATAAATTCTTAGAAAAGAATTTAGAATGTTGTTGGCTATTGCCAAATGGTCTTCTGTGGTAGCTGTACCAACGTGCtctcccaccagtagtgtatgtGTGTCTTGGTTCCCCCCAAGTCTTGCCCACACAGGTAGCAAACTTTTTGAATTTTGCCAGTCTTACTGATagaaaaaattatgtaattttagtTGTAATCATTATTTCCCTTATTATGAGTGAAGtcgagtatcttttcatatatttgagccatttatatattctttcctaCAAATTGCCCACCCCTATCCCTTGTCCTTTCTATTGAGTTGTTCATTTTTTCCCCTGTTGATTTACAAATGATCTTTATATGTCTATAAGATGCTTTGCAAGTGTTTTCTAAGCTTGTCATttgccttttgactttttaatggtaCTTTGGACTTTTAATTGTACTTTAGAAGTCAAGTTAATCTTTTCTGGTTTCTGGGATTTGTGACATACATTCAAAGGCAtgctctacaaaaatatttttaaaaattctcccatattttcttctagtgcttttatgatttttttactgTTAAATTTTTCACGTCTgggatttattttcatataagaAGTGAAATATGGATcctactttattttcatttacatggTTATCTAGTTATCTTACTACCACTTATTGAATAAACCAATTTCTCCCAAATGATTTCATATGCCATCTTCATCATACTCTaaatttccttatatattttgatgtatttctgGTCTTTAAATTCTATtcaattgatttatttattcaggtACCATTAACATATTGCTTTAATTAGTGATGCTTAATAAAACAAGTACTTTTAGTTAGCTACTAGGGCTAGCCTTCCCATAtaactttaattatttatttttatacatttttctggaTTTGCTGTCTTGTTTATGGTTTACATAGGAAATTTAGAGTAAGCCTGCCCGGTGAAAAATAATCTTATTGATATTTTGTTGTAGTTCACCTTTGGGAACTCATCTGATgatatttttaatgggatttttatATGTGATTATTCATTGGGATTTTGGGGGAATTAATGTTTAATCTTTATCTTTGGTTCTCATATAATGTTGTTATGCATACCTCTTATGCTATAGGATGGAGGTAGAAATCTCCATTTGCATAGTGCTTTATACAGTAGGGACCTTGTGTTTGTGTAGAGCTCTTGGATGTATAGAATGTTTATGTATaagatatttcatttaatcttcacactaAATATTAGTGGTAAGTGTTATCTCTGTTTTCAAGATGAAAGACTTCAGGCTTGAAAAGTTTAACAAGTTTGCCTAAATGAATGCTGCTAGTTAGTGGCAGAGTTTGGTACCTGCACCCCAATCAAATCTGAGCTTGTTTCCAAGTGCCATCACCTTTGGTGGTGTTTTTGGCTGTGAATGAGCTCTGGACTTTTAATCTTGACCTTTGGAGAAGGTGGCAGGAACagacaaacaaataataaagatgGAGGCAGCACTGTGGGGGGTTtgactttatttgaaatttttggtAGATTGTTCATTTGGTTGACTCCTCCCAAGTTGATTCATGATGCTGGGTGAATACTCTGTGCACTGAGCTCCGTACCACACACTTTGGAAGGGTCCAAGGAAGGCAGTCTATGCTCCCAAGGGGCTCACAGGCTGTCAGTTCAAGTGGGAGGGCCATCAGTCTTTCCTCTGGCCAGGAAAAGACTGACCATTGGTCTCCAAAGATGCTGGATAGCATTGCCAGATCACATCTAAACAACTCCGACTGCAGTTTCACACAGGTGGTGGTCCAAAATTTGTAAAAAAGTGAAAGTGATGTGTGAAGAtagggctgagatgagaggaaaTGGATTCAAGCCTCATTGGAAAAGCTGAGTTAGTTTGTTACTTTAATTTGAGCATAGACAATGGGGTCAAAGTCTGCAGAATGGTTCTCAGCCAAGTGATTGctcttttcttctgagagtttgaaAGTTGTGCTGGCATAGGTAAGTGATTCCCCTGGGATGGATGAAAGctgcagagggagaaaaaggaggaatgAGTGAGTCCAGTCTGGAGCAAAAGGTTGCTCTTTAGAAGCAACCTGAGCACTTTGGTCAAAGAATCACTTGCCCAGTGTCTGGAAATCAATACCACCATTCTAGCAGATAATGAAGAGTATGGAGGGGAATTCCAATGACGGTAGCCCTTCAGTGTCCCCAAAACAGTGTGGTCATCTTACCTTGGCTGGAGGATCTGAGTGAGGATCTGGGGCCTGGGGCTTGGAGTGATCTGCCATGGTGCCAGAAAGAAGAGGGACCCATCTCAGCAATGGGCCTGGGGAAATGGGAAGCCTCTCCCTTCGATCTTGGGtgaagggtggggtggggaggaggtgttggcaggtgggtggggggcagggcGGAAGAAAAATGAAGGGATTTGAATGTTCAGTCTGCAGACAGGGTGGGCTAAGCAGGTTTTATCACACTGCACCCTCCCCTACCTCCTCCCATTACTCACTCATAGCTAATTCTAGTATCAATGGCAGAGAGAGAAGGGCTGTTCTATCCCTTGGAGACCACTTACATTTTCTGTAGCTCTTTATGATGAGGAAGATAAAGGCTATCAGCAGCAGTGTCAGTAGAACCCCAGCACAAAAGGCAAGGATTAAATGTTTTTTACTGTTTTGGCAAAGAAAGGCAGGGGATAAACTGTTGGGCTTTTGAAGGCCTTTCCTAAAGAGTGAAACCTTTCCTGCCTATGGATGGACTCCTGAAATGGTTTTCACACTGATTAATGAACTTTCACCCAGTGGTTTTCAGCTTTTGCTTTTGAGTTTCACATCCATTTGAGGCCTCAGAGGAAGCTGTGGcctcttcctctccccctccctcaaCCCACACAATGTTCATAATTCCCCACCCAGCAAATTTTACCTATAAGCTTAGGGGATCCATGGATCTCTTGAAGCTTAGGGGATGCCAAATTAAGAGCCATACTCCTGAGATCACAAACTGACTTTATTCTTTTACTGTTTCTAGTCCTTTCTCCCCAGTCTCCCTGCCCAAATCCCCAAGCCGAGGCTGTCAACACAACATCAAATCCCACGTGGTACAAGATGAAACAGATAGGAGAATGCTCATTTACTTGTGGTGGTTAGAGAGACAGGGTGCAGGGCTAGTTGTTGGGGCTGCTGTGGAGAGAGTGCCTTGTCTTTCTAcaagaaaacacaaaaggaaTTAGTGTATCTGTCACTTTTCATGATACCCTTCCAGCTTAAGTGTCCCCAGGTGCCCCATTCTACCCAAGCAACCAGTGGAAATTAAGGATGGGGCTGCAGTTCTTACAAAAATGAGAGAACATTGTTTTTTAGATTCCAAgtacttttaaatgaaaaatagaacttaAAAATCAACTACATACATGAAATACAAGCCTAGTGttcctttgattaaaaaaaaaaatctcatatgtTGCCCTCCTCAAAGATTTTAATAGGAACTCCTGAAGAGATATGCTCCCTCTGGCCTAAGGAAAGCATCTCCCAGCTAGGGAGAAACAACAAATGCTTCCCAAAGTCCTTGGGGAATTTGACCTTGAAACTGCTGCCCTTTTATGTTTGCCCTTTTTGCAGAGCAGCTATTAGCAGTGCCTAGCCAAAAACAGCCACAGTGGTTTTCCCAATGCCTACACCACAAATAGGGGAGCAGGACCCACCTAGTTTGATATTGAGCAGAGACACCCTTTACTCAGATTTGGAGGGCCAGGCAGGTCTCTGTGGTTCCCCCTTTCACCCCTCCTGGCATTAGATTCTGTGTCCTGGTAAAATTGGATTCTTCCAATTTCAGAAATGCACTAGCTAGTGCCTTTCCATTACAGCCCTTCAGCAcaatttctagttattttaactCAGACGTTTGGCAGGTAATTATTCCTGTCGTAAACTCACCAGTGTCGGGTTTACATGTGGAGCCATTTCCTCCCATGCTGTCATCCCCTGAGAATAAAACAAGGTATCTCTTAGAAAGCTTGGAAGGGAGAGCCGGCTTAAGGGCCAGCTCTGAGACTGTGATTGTCATATAAGAGTAGTAACAATGAGAGGCAATTTGTGGGTGTTCTAGTGCCATCAGTGGTCACAGATCACTCATCAGTGGTTAACAATTCTGGTGTTGTTTCTGCAGCTCAGCAGCCAGCCTTCAGGTTTGCAGGTCCAGAAATTTGATCTTATCAGGGCACCAAGAAATGACTGATTTCTCCAGAACTGATTCCCACCAACCAACTCACAGGAGACTGATGTATAAGCCGAAATAACATAAGGTACATGTTGGTGCAATCAGTGAATTTTGCCTATCAGGGGAACATATAAGAATGCCAATGAAAATCATAAATTTGCTTGGTAAGCACTGAACTGAAGTAAGTATGAGAGAAGATGAATGGATGATTTTTATAATGACTGCCAACTGGGTCTGATGTATCAATCTTACTCTTCCCTGGCATTGCTACATAAACTTTGACAAACTTGCTCTTGGAGACCCTTACTCTAGACCTCATTAGACACTTCTAATCTGTTCACGTATTATCTTCTCAAGTTTGCCAATATTCTTGTTTAGGCTTtatatcaaaatgtataaaatatctaaaggCAGGAAAGTGAAATCACCCAAACTCCTACTACTCATTAATGTTTTTAGTGTCTTTCCTTTTAGTCAGACTtccatgcattttttaaaaagctacttgagatatttctttttataagaggTTATATCTTCCTTTTACACTCAGCATTTTACCATACACATTCTTCTATGTCACTAAAaactttttataacatttttagtGGTGATAGGTCTTTCCATTATAGCTATGTATTATAACTTGCTTAACAAATTCCCCACTTACTGATagaattgtttccatttttatttaaatcaataaCAATGAAAGAGATATTTTTGTGCATAAAACATTGTATGcatccctgatttttttttttaggaggctaaaattttactttgtatttagGCAAACTCATGGGAAAATGTTTTGGCTTtgttatttcttctatattttaaggtcatttctttaaacaaatgtcatcaattatttattgttttattgttcaGCTCTCAAAAGTTAACTTCCAAGTCCTTGGACCTGTGGGAGGGTTGGGAGAAGGACACCTCATCGCCCTGTACCTGTTACaatagcagcaacaacaacattACCAAGTACCTTACAATTCACCAAACATTTTTAGATCATGCAATGTCAGATAAGAAAAGGGCCAACGGGAAAATGTGTTGAGGAATCTGAGCCATGAGAATAGGAGGCCCACAGTCCGCAGCAGAATCGGCAGTGGTAATTTTTCTCACACTTTTTGCTCCTTTTCTAACTTGTAAGTCAGTGGTGCTCTTTGCAGACCATCATAAAATActgacataatatttttaaaatattgaaatatatgcTGGTGCTAAACAGAGTATGAGCTTACACTAGGCTTTGCCACTGGAGAGGTGGAAGAAGATAGGATCATAGGTTTCTGTAAAATCCTGAAATTCACAGTAGCAGTTCTGAATTTACAAAAATGTTACCATAGCCGCTGTGAAAACATTAGGCCACCCCACCCTAACTTTCACATAAATGGACAAAATCATCGCACAATACCACAGGGAAATAGCTACTCACAAATCCAGGCCAAGAAAAGCAGGAAATATATTTCCCTTTCAGCACAACCCAAACAGTTGGCAGAAGCATAAATTAAAATAGAAGCGGTGCTATATATACTTTTTCACGTTTCATCCAGCACTGGAGAATCTTACTGATAGCGTAAAATCCATCAACTTAATAGAACCATTCAAATACAACCCTTCCTGCACCAAAGAAAACAAGTGATAGAAACCACTAACAATTAGACGACACTTTCTTTTGGTGAGTGATTATTTAATCTAGATTAAAAGCATGTGGTAAATGCATTTACCTTTCAAGAAAAAGTCCGGTCATAGCACGACGCAGTCGTCTAAGACTGAGCATTTCACTTGCTTCCGTTACGGCTTCTATGTTTCAAAAATGACGAAATAAAGATTACTGCCCCTGCCACTGCCAGCATCACATTGCGTGTAGCAAAGATCTTACTAAACTCAAGGGTAGGCTTCCTCTTTGAGGTCAacattatgatttatttattttattttttgagacggagtctcgctctgtggcccaggctggagtgcagtggcgcgatctcggctcactgcaagctccgcctcctgggttcacgccattctcctgcctcagtttcccgagtagctgggactacaggcgcccgccaccacgcccggctaattttttgtattttgtttagtagagacggggtttcaccgtgttagccaggatggtcttgatctcctgacctcgtgatccgcccgcctcggcctcccaaagtgctgggattacaggcctgagtcaccatgcccagcccaacattatgattttttaatctttcttttgtaCCTTTTCTTTGTGTCTGACACATGAATGACAGAACATAAGGAGGCAAGACAGGTTTCTtgctaattaaatatttattaagtgtttacTTTAACCACTGTGCCAGATTTACTGTGGAGGTTGCATCAGTATGACATTGTCATCAAAAACCTTATAATCTCATCTCTTCTAACCAGGGAGATGAGGCTGATAATGAAAAATGAAGAGCAAACAGTGCTAAGAGTTAAGTACTAGCTGTGCAGACTTCAAATGTGTTAAGAGTGTTAAGATCCCTTCAAAGGGAAGGCgaatcatttctttataaatatttatttgtaaaataatattaataaatatactcATTAAGTAAATGCTATAGGCCATACAGTGAGCTAgtattataggtttttttttcttttttttctttctttttttttttttgaggcagaatttcatgcttgttgcccaggctagagtgcaatgttgcaaccttggctcactgcaatctccacctcctgggctcaagcaattctcctgcctcagcctcccaagtagctgggattacaggcatgcgcaaccatgcccggctaattttgtatttttagtagagacgggtttcaccatattggtcaggatggtcttgaactcctgacctcaggtgatccgcctgccttggcctcgcaaagtgctggaattacagacgtgagccactgtgcctgaccaggtTATATAGGTTTAATAACTGACCAGATTATTACAGGTTTTTCGGAGAGCAAAGCAGAACAGTTCCTTGCCTCACAGACTCTACCACATAAttgagaagagaaatgaaaaacaagtaaATGATAAGTCAATGACACATTGTATTAAGGgccttgagggaaaaaaaaagagtgctagCTAGACAGAATACACTGGGAGAATGTCTTCAGAGAAGATGGAGGACTGGGGAAGGCTTCTCTAAGGAGTGCACATTTCCACTTAGAGAACTCGAAGATGAGAAGGAGCTAGCCAGGCACAGAGTCTGGGGAAGAGGTTTCCACGTGGAGAAGAGTAACTCACAGCTGGCAGAGCTGGAGAAATCAGGCAAGGAAGTATTCAGGTAAACCTTGAGCGCGGATAGGCtttggatggatggagggagaaaGGGCTGTGGGAGGGGTGCCCTAGGCCCAGGGTTGGTTGCTGAAATTCAAGTGATGTACTTCTGGGATATTAGCACAGTTCAAGAGTGGAacattttggctgggtgtggtggttgatgcctgtaatccagcactttggggggctgaggcaggaggatcctttgcgcccaggagtttcaggctacagtgagtcacgatcatgccattgcactattagcctgagtgacagagtgcttaaataaataaataaataaatagggaggGGCATTTGGAGAGGGTGGGAGATGAAAAATAGTTGACTTAGATGGATTGCAGCCAGATGGTGGGGAGCTTTAAGTCCAAGcaagatatatttgaaatatttaaaaaataaacactaaatatTTTTGATTGAGATATAACATGATAAACATAGCCTTTATGACAGATTGTACCATATCATATAAGATAACTTGTGGGTAGAGACAAAGAAGCTAGATGGTATGGTGATATTCTGGGTATTGTGTAGTAAGGGTATAGGCTGAAACCACAGGGATCATAAAATTGGAGGACATATAACTTGGGACCTGGATATGGGGAATAAAACAGTAGGACGAGTCAATGATTACTTCAAGTTTTTGAACCTCAGTTGCTGAGataattcatttcttcattcacttactccaaaacatttattgaacatttactatgtgctgTGTACCATTCTAAGCTTTAAGGATATTATGACGAGCGTGAGGGGCTGCCTTCATGGAACTTTCAGACTAGTAAAGGAGGCCCTTAccacacaaagaaatggtaaattgTGATTGTTAAGTGTGCTGTGAAGGATCAGGACCCTGTGCCATGGATGCCTACAACAGAGGGGAAGAGGACCAGGGAAGCCTTCCTAGAGccaaaaaacataacaaaatgacCCAACACTTAAGCTGAAATCTGAAATGTGAGTTGCAGTTCCACTAGAACAAGAGGAAGGGAAAGTTCAGAGGgaacagaacatttaaaaatcctgtgccagaaggaaggtaggaagttgaagggcaaaaaaaaaagactagtttGACAAAAGCTGAAAGAGGAAGTATGTGAGGTGGCACTGGGTTGTGGGCAGAGGGTGGAGCATGATGAGAATGAGGTTGAATAGGCAGGAAGGGGCCAGTCCATCACAACTTTTGTCTTTAAGAGAAGTGGGTTTATCTGTACTAAAGATATTTAAGCAAGGGTGACATGATCAGGTTTGCATTACGGAACAATCACTAAAACTGGAGCAAACAGATTGGAAGTTAGCCAGAATAGATATGAATAGACCGGCTGAGAGATTACTGCAGTGATACAGTTGAGGAGGGTAATAGTAATGTGGACTAGGATGGTAGCACTAGAGATGAAGAGATATATATGGATTTGGGAGATATTTAGGAAGGTGGCAGCAAAAACAAGGGGGGATAAAAGATTAGACAATGATCAAAGACACAACCAAAGggcaagaaggaggaagaggagccacAGAAGGAAACAGCGGTATTTCAAGACTTAGAGGGAGGATTAACTAATTAATCAGACATTTAGTTAGCACCTATGCAAACACCCTGTCAAGCTCTGGAGGTTCAATAATGAGTAAGACAACAGTTCTTGACTTGCAGGATCTGTCCGTTGCAGAGAGACAGATATCTTCATTCATCTACAAAAGCATGTTCCAGACTGGCCAGTCACATAAATAAGCATAATGAAATATTGTAGATGTGAGACATCTGTACAGGATAGAGTGAGATGCAATGAACAAAGAGGTCAGGCTACACGATAAGGAGGGAGGATAGGTGTCAAGAAAAGCCTCATAGAGGAGACAATGTGTGAGTTGCACCTTGAAAGATGAATAATTTTCTAGGCAGAGCGAGGGAGGAAGTGTATTCCAGGTAGAGGGACAGGGTAAACAAGGGCATGCTTTGGCACGATGGTTGagtttagggaaatgcaagtatTTCACCATAGGTGGTGCTATGGGGAATGAGGATAGGATAAGGGTGGGTAATGGAAGAGGAAAGGCTGGAGAGGATAGATAAAACCAGGTAATGGCGGGCCCTAAACATATTCTACCCGTATAGGCAATGGAAAGACTGCTGAAGAGGACTAACACAAGCACATTTGGGTTTAGGCAACAGAGTGTAGGGGGGACTGGTGaggtgccagacagtgggtgaaGAATCCTTTGGTGTTGCAGAGTTCCAAGTGAGAAACTAGGATGATCTGAATAGCGGCAATGGCCATGGGGAAGAGGTAGAGCAGATAGGTGATGAGTCTAGTCATTTATTAGGTGT
This genomic window contains:
- the C1H1orf162 gene encoding transmembrane protein C1orf162 homolog isoform X4 codes for the protein MTAWEEMAPHVNPTLKDKALSPQQPQQLALHPVSLTTTNRRERLPISPGPLLRWVPLLSGTMADHSKPQAPDPHSDPPAKLSSIPGESLTYASTTFKLSEEKSNHLAENHSADFDPIVYAQIKVTN
- the C1H1orf162 gene encoding transmembrane protein C1orf162 homolog isoform X1, which produces MGGNGSTCKPDTERQGTLSTAAPTTSPAPCLSNHHNKKHLILAFCAGVLLTLLLIAFIFLIIKSYRKYRRERLPISPGPLLRWVPLLSGTMADHSKPQAPDPHSDPPAKLSSIPGESLTYASTTFKLSEEKSNHLAENHSADFDPIVYAQIKVTN
- the C1H1orf162 gene encoding transmembrane protein C1orf162 homolog isoform X2 encodes the protein MTAWEEMAPHVNPTLKDKALSPQQPQQLALHPVSLTTTTFIFLIIKSYRKYRRERLPISPGPLLRWVPLLSGTMADHSKPQAPDPHSDPPAKLSSIPGESLTYASTTFKLSEEKSNHLAENHSADFDPIVYAQIKVTN
- the C1H1orf162 gene encoding transmembrane protein C1orf162 homolog isoform X3, with the translated sequence MGGNGSTCKPDTERQGTLSTAAPTTSPAPCLSNHHNKKHLILAFCAGVLLTLLLIAFIFLIIKSYRKYHSKPQAPDPHSDPPAKLSSIPGESLTYASTTFKLSEEKSNHLAENHSADFDPIVYAQIKVTN
- the C1H1orf162 gene encoding transmembrane protein C1orf162 homolog isoform X5, whose amino-acid sequence is MTAWEEMAPHVNPTLKDKALSPQQPQQLALHPVSLTTTTFIFLIIKSYRKYHSKPQAPDPHSDPPAKLSSIPGESLTYASTTFKLSEEKSNHLAENHSADFDPIVYAQIKVTN